In Dryobates pubescens isolate bDryPub1 chromosome 19, bDryPub1.pri, whole genome shotgun sequence, the following are encoded in one genomic region:
- the EXOC3L1 gene encoding exocyst complex component 3-like protein — MTCAAEPRTSAAASRACRLPPPAQPAVLRGAQRGPRAERLPARRKRLPAQVHGSLGPRTMGMPAGDPHAASPTDEEWPEAEKAEKLARGAALKWASGVFYCPEKLQGLGQYRSRETQRNSSIYSRLKSTVQSYLEGVNTGLEQLQLAAQEVQDVCQELGAARWALLDSAEQCQGLRQMRTLMAEHVQLASVVQVLPQLFSVHEAFSHTLQLLRGQHLLEAHAELMMMEHLRDDILSQLHLRGLSSAQAPVLCYFGGLQELNESLAKQLWGIVGSSLRLVREDPALFVTAVRIIEREEKIDDTLLLEASFLPPGRPKGWRQKFRHVLQESLAGARLRAAHAGSAGPQLARHLAALREDIVSELRVVKDLMVQCVPAHYNILGLCTAAYHQALASHLQDLLREDLDKQGLFLLLEWALHVYHSPEMMAHPDLLPEVDVSALGPLMSPELVDQTERKYVVKVKASVFEWMQRTLEVEFKEWFREEEPETDHQGFFQSALPVIVMQMLNENIQVASLITDSLQQKVYNMALEELEAFLGRLREALVQCGKEHQRDRSVPRFYVSYLLATLNNNLALSSSASSLHPNAACREVPASLQAALDRTQKKACQLLLEELLLDLQPLCLQVPSRRWLSGSALVSSMCEVVERYSKDFCRVRRPISTLLLAESELVVTSQYLRALLQQKMVCRSQEERAQLCHRLLQDATQLRDLFCGLGLEQSQQSLDAIFALRELICLKDPALLSLEVLGFITKYPDVSDEHISTLLDLRGDVSKELRHMVLEMMAQHPQVLPDGYRPIFSTILVPMPELPLCLRKAKCA; from the exons GGCATGCCTGCAGGGGACCCGCACGCCGCCAGCCCCACAG ATGAGGAGTGGCcagaagcagagaaggctgagaagctggcaagaggagctgctctgaaatGGGCTTCAGGGGTGTTCTATTGCCCCGAGaaactgcaggggctggggcagtaCCGGAGCCGCGAAACACAGAGGAACAGCTCCATCTATTCCCGGCTGAAG TCGACTGTCCAGTCCTACCTGGAGGGGGTGAACACAGGGCTGGAACAGCTGCAGttggcagcccaggaggtgcaggatgtgtgccaggagctgggggctgcccgcTGGGCCCTGCTGGACAGTGCAGAGCAATGCCAGGGCCTGCGGCAGATGCGCACACTGATGGCAGAGCACGTGCAGCTGGCATCCGTGGTGCAggtgctgccccagctcttcTCAG TCCATGAGGCCTTTTCCcacaccctgcagctgctccgtGGGCAGCACCTCCTGGAGGCCCACGCGGAGCTGATGATGATGGAGCACCTCCGGGATGACATCTTATCCCAGCTGCACCTCCGTGGGCTCTCCAGCGCCCAGGCACCTGTGCTGTGCTACTTTGGTGGCCTGCAGGAGCTCAACGAGAGCCTGGCCAAGCAGCTGTGGGGCATCGTGGGCAGCAGCCTGCGGCTGGTGCGTGAGGACCCAGCCCTCTTCGTCACCGCTGTGAGGATCATCGAGCGGGAGGAGAAGATCGATGACACTCTGCTCCTGGAGgcctccttcctgccccccgGACGCCCCAAGGGCTGGAGGCAGAAGTTCCGTCAcgtgctgcaggagagcctggcaggAGCTCGGCTCCGTGCCGCCCACGCGGGCAGCGCGGGGCCGCAGCTGGCCAGGCACCTGGCGGCGCTGAGGGAGGACATTGTGTCCGAGCTGCGGGTGGTGAAGGACCTGATGGTCCAGTGTGTCCCGGCTCACTACAACATCCTGGGCCTCTGCACCGCTGCCTACCACCAAGCCCTTGCCAGCCACCTCCAGGACCTCCTCCGAGAGGACCTGGACAAGCAGGgactgttcctgctgcttgaGTGGGCATTGCACGTGTATCACAG cccagagatgATGGCGCACCCTGACCTTCTCCCAGAAGTGGATGTTTCTGCTCTGGGCCCCTTGATGTCTCCTGAGCTGGTGGATCAGACAGAGAGGAAATATGTGGTGAAAGTCAAG GCTAGTGTGTTTGAGTGGATGCAGAGAACGCTGGAAGTGGAATTCAAGGAGTGGTTCAGGGAAGAGGAACCTGAGACAGATCATCAGGGCTTCTTCCAGTCAGCCCTGCCTGTCATTGTCATGCAG atgCTGAATGAGAATATCCAGGTAGCCTCCTTGATCacggactctctgcagcagaaggtCTACAACATGGccttggaggagctggaggcattTCTGGGCCG GCTGCGGGAGGCCCTGGTGCAGTGTGGGAAGGAGCACCAGAGGGACCGCAGCGTGCCCAGGTTCTACGTCTcctacctgctggccactctcaACAACAACCTGGCCCTCAG ctcctctgcctcctccctgcaccccAACGCTGCCTGCAGAGAGGTACCTGcgtccctgcaggctgctctggacaGGACACAGAAGAaggcctgccagctgctgctggaagagctgCTCCTAGACCTGCAG cccctctgcctgcaggtgcCCTCCCGCAGGTGGTTGTCAGGGTCTGCGCTGGTCAGCAGCATGtgtgaggtggtggagaggtACAGCAAGGACTTCTGCCGTGTCAGGAGGCCCATCTCCACG ctgctcctggcagagagCGAGCTGGTGGTGACCAGCCAGTACCTgcgggctctgctgcagcagaagatggtgtgcaggagccaggaggagcGGGCACAGCTGTGCCACCGCCTGCTGCAGGATGCCACACAGCTGCGTGACCTCTTCTGTGGCTtg ggtctggagcagagccagcagagcctggatgcCATCTTTGCCCTGCGGGAGCTGATCTGCCTCAaagacccagccctgctcagcctggaggtgctgggcttCATCACCAAGTATCCTGATGTCAG TGATGAGCACATCTCCACCCTGCTGGACCTCCGTGGCGACGTCTCCAAGGAGCTGCGGCACATGGTGCTGGAGATgatggctcagcacccccaggtcctgccCGACGGCTACCGGCCCATCTTCAGCACCATCCTGGTGCCCATGCcggagctgcccctctgcctccgCAAGGCCAAGTGTGCCTGA
- the CTRL gene encoding chymotrypsin-like protease CTRL-1, translating to MDLGTGVTCHTPGTGICSSMSSPTATPLCAHKQPPIPLSTALCFLPLLQSKGCGENRHKSAPQVAFWLWELRRARQVPGLPCQHCLQLQEGSRGDLHLPWLPATWLLVAIKLVALETQHCPARMAFLWALTCLALASTVSGCGVPAISPSVESSERIINGQTATPGSWPWQVSLQSRSGSHFCGGSLINQYWVVTAAHCNFNPYSHVVVLGAYDLSQPQNVQVKTVARAITHPNWNPNTFNNDITLLRLSSPAQLNSRVSPICLPPANLNLPNNLQCVTTGWGRFNPNSQALATRLQQVTLPLISQTQCMQYWGNSITNSMLCAGGVGASSCQGDSGGPLVTLNGNSWMLIGIVSWGTSDCRTNTPAMYTRVSQFRSWIDYIVAQG from the exons ATGGACTTGGGCACAGGGGTGACCTGCCACACCCCAGGCACTGGCATCTGTTCCAGTATGTCCAGCCCTACTGCCACCCCACTGTGTGCCCACAAGCAGCCCCCCATAcctctcagcacagccctgtgtttTTTGCCCCTTCTGCAGTCCAAAGGCTGTGGAGAGAACAGGCACAAGTCAGCACCCCAGGTTGCCTTCTGGCTCTGGGAACTGCGTAGGGCAAGGCAGGTGCCAGGtttgccctgccagcactgcctgcagctgcaagaaggcagcaggggggaCCTTCACCTGCCTTGGCTACCAGCCACGTGGCTCCTGGTGGCTATAAAGCTCGTGGCCCTGGAGACACAACACTGTCCTGCCAGGATGGCATTCCTGTGGGCACTCACCTGCCTGGCCCTTGCCAGCACAGTCTCAG gctgtggggtgcCAGCCATCAGCCCCTCAGTGGAGTCCAGCGAGAGGATCATCAACGGGCAGACTGCAACCCCCGGCTCATGGCCctggcaggtgtccctgcag agCCGCTCCGGATCCCACTTCTGCGGCGGCTCCCTGATCAACCAGTACTGGGTGGtcactgctgcccactgcaACTTCAA CCCCTATTCCCATGTCGTCGTGCTCGGGGCATATGACCTCTCCCAACCACAGAACGTGCAAGTGAAGACCGTGGCCAGG GCCATCACGCACCCCAACTGGAACCCCAACACCTTCAACAACGACATCACCCTGCTGAGGCTCTCCTCGCCCGCCCAGCTGAACTCCCGTGTGTCCCCcatctgcctgccccctgccaacCTCAACCTGCCCAACAACCTGCAGTGTGTCACCACCGGCTGGGGACGCTTCAACCCCAACT CCCAAGCCTTGGCGACCCGCCTGCAGCAGGTGACCTTGCCCCTGATCTCCCAGACCCAGTGCATGCAGTACTGGGGCAACAGCATCACCAACTCCATGCTCTGCGCCGGTGGCGTGggagccagctcctgccag GGTGACTCTGGCGGACCTCTGGTAACCCTCAATGGCAACTCCTGGATGCTGATCGGCATCGTCTCCTGGGGCACCAGCGACTGCAGGACCAACACGCCGGCCATGTACACACGCGTCAGCCAGTTCCGCTCCTGGATCGACTACATCGTGGCCCAGGGCTAG